A genomic stretch from Xiphophorus maculatus strain JP 163 A chromosome 16, X_maculatus-5.0-male, whole genome shotgun sequence includes:
- the p3h4 gene encoding endoplasmic reticulum protein SC65, translated as MGMMLPRNLCLALLMLFLVEAQYEKYSFKSFPEKDMMPLESAYNYALEQYAAQSWAESVKYMELSLRLHRLLRDSEAFCGRNCSSASRDSDSPLPDSSLRVVRHIMLRAACLKKCKADFPVFKFSYPRRDLLETFEKRIPYRYIQYAYYQLNNVEKAVSATHTFLKKNPEEPYLTKNMNYYKSLFDVDEYLIDHEEQPYESVFLKSVVLYNSGDFSSSARNMEQAITQYFEVYSLCSAGCEGSYEILEFKDFYPSLADLFLDVLKCKVRCEEQLTPNVGGFFVEKFVATMYHYLQFSYYKLNDVKNAAPCAASYMLFDPSDQVMQQNVAYYRFYREQWGLKEEDFQPRPEALRYYNQTIKQKEMLEFALNYLYTDDEEVVSPEEAVTSHSEHPDAEFEGMGDYEESFLAEWWQEPKSKWDAGEDAD; from the exons ATGGGGATGATGCTCCCGAGAAACTTGTGCCTGGCCCTTCTCATGCTCTTCCTGGTGGAGGCTCAGTATGAGAAGTACAGCTTCAAAAGTTTCCCCGAGAAGGACATGATGCCCCTGGAGTCCGCGTACAACTACGCGCTGGAACAGTACGCAGCGCAGAGCTGGGCGGAGAGCGTCAAGTACATGGAGCTCAGCCTGCGGCTCCACCGGCTGCTGCGGGACAGCGAGGCGTTCTGCGGCCGCAACTGCAGCTCCGCGAGTCGGGACAGCGACTCCCCGCTCCCCGACAGCAGCCTGCGCGTTGTGCGCCACATCATGCTGAGGGCTGCTTGCCTGAAAAAGTGCAAGGCagattttccagtttttaaattctCCTATCCACGTAGGGATTTACTGGAAACGTTTGAGAAAAGGATACCGTATCGGTACATTCAGTATGCTTATTATCAG CTTAACAACGTGGAGAAGGCTGTGTCTGCAACTCACACCTTCCTCAAGAAAAACCCAGAGGAGCCCTATTTGACCAAAAACATGAACTACTACAAGAGCCTGTTTGACGTGGATGAATATCTTATCGACCACGAGGAGCAGCCGTATGAA AGTGTTTTCCTAAAGAGCGTGGTGCTTTACAACAGTGGAGACTTCAGCAGCAGCGCCAGGAACATGGAGCAGGCCATCACGCAGTACTTTGAGGTGTACAGCCTCTGCTCAGCAGGCTGCGAAGGCTCCTATGAAATCTTGGAGTTTAAAGACTTCTACCCGTCTCTAGCAG ATCTCTTCCTTGATGTGCTGAAATGTAAAGTGAGATGCGAGGAGCAGCTGACACCCAACGTCGGAGGGTTCTTTGtggaaaagtttgttgccaCCATGTACCACTACCTTCAGTTTTCATACTATAAAT TGAATGACGTGAAGAACGCGGCTCCCTGTGCAGCCAGTTACATGCTGTTCGACCCCAGCGACCAGGTGATGCAGCAGAACGTTGCGTATTATCGTTTCTACCGGGAGCAGTGGGGGCTCAAGGAGGAGGACTTCCAGCCTCGACCT GAGGCCCTGAGGTATTATAACCAGACaatcaaacagaaagaaatgcttGAGTTTGCACTGAACTACCTCTACACAGACGATGAG GAAGTGGTGAGTCCAGAAGAAGCTGTCACTTCTCACTCTGAACATCCTGACGCTGAATTTGAAGGAATGGGTGACTATGAGGAGTCCTTCCTGGCAGAATGGTGGCAGGAACCGAAATCTAAGTGGGACGCTGGTGAGGATGCCGACTGA